Proteins from a single region of Esox lucius isolate fEsoLuc1 chromosome 13, fEsoLuc1.pri, whole genome shotgun sequence:
- the crybb2 gene encoding beta-crystallin B2 — MQSQTHWHRQVLVRDTRPSLFTVSSQPIRFTMATDHQNPASKQQQPGTSAFKLIIYEQENFQGRCHELTGPCNNLQEAGVEKVGSILVLCGPWVGYEQANCKGEQYVFEKGEYPRWDSWTNSRRSDNIFAFRPIKVDSQEHKIVLYENPSFAGKKIEIIDDDVPSFHAHGYQEKVSSVRVQSGTWVGYQYPGYRGYQYLFEKGEYKDSAEFGAQFPQIQSVRRIRDMQWHQRGAFHPATGAN, encoded by the exons ATgcaatcacaaacacactggcACAGACAGGTACTGGTAAGAGACACACGTCCGTCGCTCTTCacag TTTCATCACAACCCATCCGGTTCACTATGGCCACAGACCACCAGAACCCTGCATCCAAGCAGCAGCAGCCAGGCACCAGTGCTTTcaag TTGATCATCTATGAACAGGAGAACTTCCAGGGACGTTGCCATGAGCTGACTGGCCCCTGTAATAACCTCCAGGAAGCAGGCGTGGAGAAAGTGGGCTCCATATTGGTGCTGTGTGGACC ATGGGTGGGATATGAGCAGGCTAACTGCAAGGGGGAGCAGTATGTGTTTGAGAAGGGGGAGTATCCTCGCTGGGATTCCTGGACCAACAGCAGACGTAGCGACAACATCTTTGCATTCCGCCCCATTAAAGTG GACAGCCAGGAGCACAAGATTGTCCTTTATGAAAACCCCAGTTTCGCGGGGAAGAAGATCGAGATCATAGACGATGATGTTCCCAGCTTCCACGCGCACGGATACCAAGAGAAGGTCTCCTCTGTCAGAGTTCAGAGTGGCAC TTGGGTGGGCTATCAGTATCCTGGTTACAGAGGCTATCAGTACCTGTTTGAGAAGGGGGAATACAAGGATAGCGCTGAGTTTGGGGCCCAGTTCCCTCAGATCCAGTCCGTCAGGCGCATCCGAGACATGCAGTGGCACCAGAGGGGAGCCTTTCACCCTGCCACGGGTGCCAACTAA
- the LOC105014203 gene encoding beta-crystallin B3 encodes MSEQQSAPEQLAAGKSQGGAGATYKVVLFEFENFQGRKAEFTAECKDVSEKGLEKVASVIVESGPWVGFDRQGFTGEQFVLEKGEYPRWDTWTNSQYSYSFWSMRPLKVDSAEHKLHLFESPDYTGRKMEIVDDDVPSLWGHGFQDRVASVKAINGTWVGYMYPGYRGRQYVFERGDFKHWNDWDSPAPQIQSVRRVRDMQWHKRGCFTIPAPAPAPAPAPVPDPPAAAGAS; translated from the exons ATGTCAGAGCAGCAGAGTGCCCCTGAGCAGCTGGCTGCAGGGAAGAGCCAGGGTGGAGCTGGAGCCACTTACAag GTGGTGCTGTTTGAGTTTGAAAATTTCCAGGGTCGCAAGGCTGAGTTCACTGCAGAGTGTAAAGATGTTTCAGAGAAGGGTCTGGAGAAAGTGGCCTCTGTGATAGTTGAGTCTGGCCC ATGGGTGGGGTTTGACAGACAGGGGTTCACAGGGGAACAGTTTGTCCTGGAGAAAGGCGAGTATCCACGGTGGGACACCTGGACCAACAGCCAGTACAGTTACTCCTTCTGGTCCATGCGGCCCCTCAAAGTG GATAGTGCTGAACACAAGCTCCACCTGTTCGAGAGCCCAGATTACACTGGTAGAAAGATGGAGATTGTTGATGATGATGTTCCCAGTTTGTGGGGGCATGGTTTCCAAGATCGTGTAGCAAGCGTCAAGGCCATCAATGGAAC ATGGGTCGGCTACATGTACCCAGGCTACAGGGGCCGTCAGTATGTGTTTGAGCGCGGGGACTTCAAGCACTGGAACGACTGGGATTCCCCTGCACCTCAGATCCAGTCTGTCCGACGTGTGCGGGACATGCAGTGGCACAAGAGGGGGTGTTTCACCATTCCTGCCCCAGCTCCTGCCCCAGCTCCCGCCCCAGTACCTGACCCCCCTGCAGCTGCCGGGGCCAGCTGA